Below is a window of Bacillota bacterium DNA.
ACCGAAAGCTCCCCGGTCACCGCGACGGCTGTCTTGACGGCCTGCCGGGTCACGGCCGAATAGAGCGCCAGGGCCATGGCCGCGCCCGCCGACGGCCCGTCTACGGGCGAACCGCCCGGGAAGTTAATGTGGACGTCATGATCCCGCACCGGCACGCCGAACTCGTGCTCCAGCACCGTCACCAGCACCTCGACCGAGCTTTTGGCCAGGCTCTTGCGGCGCATGGTACGGCCCGGGCCGCCCAGTTCCTCCTCCTCGGTGACGCCGGTGACGGTGAGCCTTCCGGCCCCTCGCCGGGCCGCCGGGGCGGCCGTGGCCTCGATCTCGATGACCATGCCTGCGTTCGGCCCCCATACGGCAAGCCCGTAGACCAGCCCCACCTCGGGGCTGGGCCGGATCTCGACGTGAGGCCGGGGCGAGTACTGGCCGTTGTTCACCACCCACTCCAGGTCGCCGCCCGTGATGCGGGAGCGCCGCTCGGAGAAGACGACGCCTGCCGCCACCTGCACCATGTTGACGGCCTCGCGGCCGTTGGTGGCGTAGCGCTTGATCACCTCGACCGCCGCGTCGTCGATGGGAAGGTCCACCTTCCGGGCAGCGTTGCGGGCAATGCGTGCGATGTCTTCCGGGGTGAGCGGCTTGAAGAACACCTCCAGGCAGCGGGAGCGGATGGCCGCCGAGATCTCCTCGGGCAGGCGGGTCGTGGCGCCCACCAGCCGGAAGTCGGCGGGCAGGCCGTTCTGGAACATGTCGTGGATGTGGGGCGGGATATTGCTGTCCTCGCTGGAGTAGTAGGCGCTCTCAAAGAAGACCTTCCGATCCTCGAGCACCTTCAGCAGGCGGTTGAGCTGGATGGGGTGCAGCTCACCCACCTCGTCGATGAACAGGATCCCGCCGTGCGCCTTCGTCACGGCCCCCGGCTTGGGCTGGGGAATCCCGGCGACGCCCATCGGCCCCGCGCCCTGGTAGATGGGGTCGTGCACCGAGCCCAGGAGCGGGTCGGCGATCCCCCGGTCGTCGAACCGGGAGGCCGTGGCGTCCACCTCGATGAAGCGGGCCTCGGCCTTGAAGGGGGAGAGAGGGTTCTTCTTGGCCTCCTCCAGCACGAGCCGCGCCGCCGCCGTCTTGCCCACGCCGGGCGGGCCGTAGATGATGACGTGCTGCGGGTTCGGGCCACACAGCGCCGCCCGCAGCGCCCGGATGCCCTCCTCCTGGCCCACGATCTCGTCGAAGTGGCTCGGCCGGGTCTTCTCGGAGAGGGGCTCGGTGAGCGAGACGGATCGCAGCCGGCGCAGCTTCTCGGTCTCCTTGCGAGACTCCCGCTCGATGGCCGAGCGGTTGACCTGCTGGGCGCGCAGCAAGTTGAAGAAGTACAGCCCGATGACGGCTGCGAAGAAGAGGTTGAACAGCGCAAAGAGGGCCATCAGGTCGGCCATTGCCATCCTCCGCGGCCGGCGCCGGCGCAGCGGCCAGCGCTTCCAGCCGGTGGCTAGTATGCCGCGGAGCGGAAGCATTCAAACGTCTTTGGGCTGGCTCTCTTGAGGCGGGGTACACTCGGGGTGGACCGACCGACGGTCAGTCGGTCCACCCTGGGGGCCGGGTGCGTACCTTCAGGCGGGTGAGCGGATCAGGCGGATTCCTCACGCTTGCGCGCCGCTCGGGCGGCCGCCGCCGGCCGGTCGACCCGGATGAGCCGGGGCGGCTCCCGGCCCTCCACCACGTCCGCCGTGACGGTGCACTTCTTCACGTCACCGACCGACGGCACCTCGAACATCACGTCCAGCATGATCTCCTCGATGATGGAGCGAAGCCCCCTGGCGCCGCTCTTGCGTTCCATGGCCTTGCGGGCGATGGCGCGGACGGCACCGTCGGTAAACTCCAGTTCGACGCCGTCCATCTCCAGGAGCTTGCGGTACTGCTTCACCAGGGCGTTCTTGGGTTC
It encodes the following:
- the lonB gene encoding ATP-dependent protease LonB; its protein translation is MADLMALFALFNLFFAAVIGLYFFNLLRAQQVNRSAIERESRKETEKLRRLRSVSLTEPLSEKTRPSHFDEIVGQEEGIRALRAALCGPNPQHVIIYGPPGVGKTAAARLVLEEAKKNPLSPFKAEARFIEVDATASRFDDRGIADPLLGSVHDPIYQGAGPMGVAGIPQPKPGAVTKAHGGILFIDEVGELHPIQLNRLLKVLEDRKVFFESAYYSSEDSNIPPHIHDMFQNGLPADFRLVGATTRLPEEISAAIRSRCLEVFFKPLTPEDIARIARNAARKVDLPIDDAAVEVIKRYATNGREAVNMVQVAAGVVFSERRSRITGGDLEWVVNNGQYSPRPHVEIRPSPEVGLVYGLAVWGPNAGMVIEIEATAAPAARRGAGRLTVTGVTEEEELGGPGRTMRRKSLAKSSVEVLVTVLEHEFGVPVRDHDVHINFPGGSPVDGPSAGAAMALALYSAVTRQAVKTAVAVTGELSVRGFLRPVGGIVPKVEAARRAGIRTVLVPRENYLAIFRDYQDIEVVPVDHLRQIIERTALPAGVPQHDGALTAPAGAG